A genome region from Frankineae bacterium MT45 includes the following:
- a CDS encoding purine-nucleoside phosphorylase, translating to MTTDPALDARAAADQLAHLTGVDQHDVAIVLGSGWVPAVEALGVATHEFPVTDLPGFLPPAVAGHAGRIRSLNVSGKRVLAFLGRTHLYEGRGVAPVVHGVRVAAAAGCKTIVLTNACGGLRPGMAVGDPVLISDHLNLTWQTPLLGPRFVDLTDVYSKRLRELMLTIDPSLTSGVYAMFHGPQYETPAEVRMAGILGADLVGMSTVLEAIAAHAEGCAVLGLSLVTNLAAGITGAPLNHQEVLEAGLAAATRMGGLLAEFIEKL from the coding sequence GTGACGACCGATCCCGCGCTTGACGCGCGCGCTGCCGCCGATCAGCTCGCCCACCTCACCGGCGTCGACCAACACGACGTAGCGATCGTCCTCGGTTCGGGCTGGGTGCCGGCCGTGGAGGCGCTCGGCGTCGCTACCCACGAGTTCCCGGTTACCGACCTCCCCGGGTTCCTGCCGCCGGCGGTGGCCGGGCACGCCGGGCGGATCCGCTCCCTGAACGTCTCTGGGAAGCGGGTGCTCGCATTTCTGGGCCGCACCCACCTCTACGAAGGGCGGGGTGTCGCGCCGGTGGTGCACGGCGTGCGGGTGGCGGCGGCGGCCGGGTGTAAGACGATCGTGCTCACCAACGCCTGCGGTGGGCTGCGTCCCGGCATGGCCGTCGGTGATCCGGTGCTGATCAGTGACCACCTCAACCTCACGTGGCAGACCCCGCTGCTCGGACCGCGCTTCGTCGACCTCACCGACGTCTACTCCAAGCGGCTGCGCGAGCTGATGCTGACGATCGACCCGTCGCTGACATCCGGCGTCTACGCGATGTTCCACGGGCCGCAGTACGAGACCCCGGCCGAGGTGCGGATGGCCGGCATTCTGGGCGCCGACCTGGTCGGAATGTCGACCGTGCTCGAGGCCATCGCCGCCCATGCCGAGGGCTGTGCGGTGCTCGGGCTCTCGCTGGTGACGAACCTCGCGGCCGGGATCACCGGCGCCCCGCTGAATCATCAGGAGGTGCTCGAGGCGGGGCTGGCGGCGGCGACCCGGATGGGCGGGCTGCTGGCCGAGTTCATCGAGAAGCTGTGA
- a CDS encoding heterodimeric methylmalonyl-CoA mutase small subunit produces MTAPSEHLDHLDLAADFPTATREQWSDLVAAVLRKSGTTDAELDPSAGGPEAVLASRTYDGISIAPLYTREDAPAAAAGNGRPGQAPFVRGSSDEDSGLGWDVRQRHATRDPQRTNRAILTDLENGVTSVWLSVAPDAIAVADLPLVLRDVYLDLAPIALDAGAQTEEAAQALLALFAERQVPADEVTGTLGADPIGVSARTGAPADLDLVARVTALAADYPQLRSVTVDATVYHESGASDSEEIAIAASVGVSYLRVLTAAGYSVDDALDRLEFRYAVTDDQFNSIAKLRAARRIWDRVGELSGADATHRAQVQHAVTSAAMLTQRDPAVNMLRATVGCFAAAVGGARSITVAPYDAAIGLPDDLARRIARNTQSVLHDESSLGRVSDPAGGSWYVESLTDALAETAWQKFTALERDGSAANLAAVEALIAPTRDERAKNIAHRRDPITGVSEFPALHEELLVREAAAAAPTGGLPALRYAAEFETLRDRADAYLATSGGRPKVFLAALGPVAAHSGRVGFASNLFAAGGLEAVVGTGDIDQIVAAFKASDAVVACLCSSDRIYAEEAAGVAAALKAAGALQLWLAGQPGERADSDAAAGVDGYLFAGCNALDVLTTSLELTRHELNGGAS; encoded by the coding sequence ATGACGGCGCCGTCGGAACACCTCGACCATCTTGATCTTGCCGCCGATTTTCCTACCGCAACCCGCGAGCAGTGGAGTGACCTGGTCGCCGCGGTGCTGAGAAAGTCCGGCACGACCGATGCTGAACTCGACCCCTCGGCGGGCGGCCCAGAAGCGGTGCTGGCCTCCCGTACCTACGACGGCATCAGCATCGCGCCGCTCTACACGCGCGAGGACGCTCCGGCCGCCGCAGCCGGCAATGGTCGCCCCGGGCAGGCCCCGTTCGTTCGCGGCTCCAGCGACGAGGACTCGGGCCTCGGATGGGACGTCCGGCAGCGGCACGCCACCCGCGACCCACAACGGACGAACCGGGCAATTCTTACTGATCTCGAGAACGGGGTCACCTCGGTCTGGCTCAGCGTCGCCCCCGACGCGATCGCCGTCGCCGACCTCCCGCTCGTGCTGCGCGACGTCTACCTCGACCTCGCCCCCATCGCGCTCGATGCCGGTGCGCAGACGGAGGAGGCGGCCCAGGCCCTGCTGGCCCTCTTCGCCGAGCGCCAGGTTCCGGCCGACGAGGTGACCGGCACGCTCGGCGCCGACCCGATCGGAGTCTCGGCCCGCACCGGCGCCCCGGCCGACCTCGACCTGGTGGCCCGGGTGACGGCGCTGGCCGCCGATTACCCCCAGCTGCGCAGCGTCACGGTTGACGCGACCGTCTATCACGAGTCCGGCGCGAGTGACTCCGAGGAGATCGCCATCGCGGCCTCCGTCGGCGTCAGTTATCTGCGCGTCCTGACCGCCGCCGGGTACTCGGTGGACGACGCTCTGGATCGCCTCGAGTTCCGCTACGCGGTCACCGACGACCAGTTCAACTCGATCGCCAAGCTGCGGGCCGCACGCCGGATCTGGGACCGCGTCGGCGAGCTCAGCGGCGCCGACGCCACCCACCGCGCCCAGGTACAGCACGCCGTCACCTCAGCCGCGATGCTGACCCAGCGCGACCCTGCGGTGAACATGCTGCGGGCCACCGTCGGCTGTTTCGCGGCGGCCGTAGGCGGAGCGCGCTCCATCACGGTCGCCCCCTACGACGCCGCCATCGGCCTCCCGGACGACCTGGCCCGCCGGATCGCCCGCAACACCCAGTCGGTGCTGCACGACGAGTCGAGCCTCGGGCGGGTCAGTGACCCGGCCGGCGGCTCCTGGTACGTCGAGTCGCTCACCGACGCGCTGGCCGAGACGGCCTGGCAGAAGTTCACCGCGCTGGAGCGGGACGGGAGCGCGGCGAACCTGGCCGCCGTCGAGGCGCTCATCGCCCCGACCCGGGACGAGCGGGCCAAGAACATCGCTCACCGGCGGGACCCGATCACTGGGGTCAGCGAATTCCCGGCCCTTCATGAGGAGTTGCTCGTCCGGGAGGCGGCCGCAGCGGCACCGACCGGCGGACTACCGGCGCTGCGCTACGCCGCCGAGTTCGAAACGCTGCGGGACCGGGCCGACGCCTACCTGGCCACCTCCGGAGGGCGTCCCAAGGTCTTCCTAGCTGCACTCGGGCCGGTTGCGGCGCACAGTGGACGGGTGGGCTTCGCCAGCAACCTCTTCGCCGCCGGCGGACTCGAGGCGGTGGTCGGCACCGGCGACATCGACCAGATCGTGGCTGCCTTCAAGGCCAGTGACGCCGTGGTCGCCTGCCTCTGCTCCTCCGACCGGATCTACGCCGAGGAGGCGGCCGGAGTCGCGGCCGCCCTCAAGGCGGCCGGTGCTCTTCAGCTGTGGCTCGCCGGGCAGCCCGGGGAGCGGGCCGACAGTGACGCCGCCGCCGGGGTGGACGGCTACCTCTTTGCCGGCTGCAATGCGCTGGACGTTCTCACGACCAGCCTCGAACTGACCCGGCACGAACTGAATGGCGGAGCGTCATGA
- a CDS encoding NAD dependent epimerase/dehydratase family protein, whose translation MTILLTGSSGRLGTMLRQRLGGDGWQLRLLDLVPYAPDDSETIIADVTDPLALDAALADGTVEAIVHLGGQPTEAVWERVRDANFEGVYQLFEAARRAHVGRVVYASSNHAVGFTPRGEASASAPLAVSGTSRPDTLYGVSKIFGEALGRYYVERYGLTVSCLRIGTCDWTPPDHRSLSTWLSPDDFTRLVDAALRTDVPYSVVWGVSANTRRWWSLEEGFAIGYRPVDDAEAYAAQLAESPALASDDFVGGGFTTPGFGIDEVRSRD comes from the coding sequence GTGACCATCCTGCTCACCGGCTCGTCCGGCCGGCTGGGCACGATGCTGCGGCAGCGACTGGGCGGGGACGGCTGGCAGTTACGTCTGCTCGATCTGGTCCCCTACGCCCCGGACGATTCCGAGACGATCATCGCCGACGTCACCGACCCGCTTGCCCTCGATGCCGCGCTGGCCGATGGCACGGTCGAGGCGATCGTGCACCTGGGTGGCCAGCCGACCGAGGCCGTCTGGGAGCGCGTCCGGGATGCGAATTTTGAGGGCGTCTACCAGCTCTTCGAGGCTGCCCGGCGAGCCCACGTGGGGCGGGTCGTCTACGCCTCAAGCAATCACGCGGTGGGGTTCACGCCGCGGGGTGAGGCATCGGCGTCGGCTCCGCTGGCGGTGTCGGGCACCAGTCGTCCGGACACGCTGTACGGCGTCAGCAAGATCTTCGGCGAGGCGCTCGGGCGGTATTACGTGGAGCGCTACGGCCTGACGGTGAGCTGCCTGCGGATCGGCACCTGCGACTGGACCCCGCCCGACCACCGATCGCTCTCCACCTGGCTCTCGCCGGACGACTTCACCCGGCTCGTCGACGCGGCGCTGCGGACCGACGTCCCGTATTCGGTGGTCTGGGGGGTCTCGGCCAACACCCGCCGCTGGTGGTCGCTGGAGGAGGGTTTCGCCATAGGTTATCGGCCGGTTGACGACGCCGAGGCCTATGCGGCGCAGCTGGCCGAGAGCCCGGCGCTGGCCTCCGACGACTTCGTCGGTGGCGGCTTCACCACACCGGGGTTCGGAATCGACGAGGTGCGTTCCCGTGACTGA